A window of Oryza glaberrima chromosome 2, OglaRS2, whole genome shotgun sequence genomic DNA:
TAAAACTAACTATATACTCTAATAATCTTTTAAAAGAGAAGAGGACCAGTATATACAATAACTTTCTAGTACCATTCATtgcttaaaagaaaaacatcaaaaGATCGCACAACAGTTTCAAATATTTACTTGGGTGTATTTTATAAAAGCATGCAAAAGTATTTACCCGGCGAACAAGACCCAAGCAAAGGTGACGTTTAATGTCACGACGAAGATCTGCAGGAAGAGCCTGTAATATTGATTCTTCATTCACTCCTCGAGTTGCGAGCCACTTGTACTGGATAAACCGTCTCACCCTTTCTCGTAGTTCATGTGGGAGTTGACGATGCCTCATCCACTCCTCTGTATCTCTTTGTTTTAATCTCCATTCCTCAACCCTCACAGTGATAGATTGCAAGTAGGTCTGGAAAAATAGTAGCAGTGTATAAAAAAGTGCCAAAAGAATCAATCGTAGTGTAGACATGATcactaaacatttaaaaattaccTGTACATTTCCAATCAAATGTGCAAACAAGACGAGACCAAGTACTGCCAAGAATATACAGTATAGAGTCTCACCAATATAGGTACTCACAGTAATAGTCTGGCCATAGCAACTGTTGCAAAGGAAGAGGAGGATATAGCTCGTTAGAAAATGAATATAGATCTTGAAAATTGGTAAAGTAATGATCCCATTAAAAGAACTAGGCTAAACTTCCATATTTAATTTACTTCTTTGCTTGACACAAAAATCTCCGTGATTCCCATGAAATTTCTGAACACACACATTTCACAAGGAAACTGTAAACTAAGTTCCTTCTTATAGCGCTGTAGTTTGACACGAAGATGTTTTGACAAGGAAATACCTCAGATTCTGCAAACCCCACCAAAGGGAATAGAAATACTTCATCAAGAAACGTTGCCCTGGGGCTTGATTAAACAATGCAGGCTGAAACATGCCATAATCAAAACTGATTGAAGTGTTAGTTGCGTCACAGGTATTGAAGATAGCAGTTTTGCTTGCCCAGTTTTGATTTGGTATCACATCACAATCTAGAAATTTAATATCACAGCCAGTTTCATTCTTGCAATTGCTCTTCCAGCAGGCAGTTTGGCGATCGACAGATAGCAAATACCATAGAGCACCTAGTACCTGAAAGAAGATGAATGGAGATCGTGAAAATTTGGAGACATTATAGCTATGGAGTTAAAGACTTGCAAATACATCTAATTCGACATTTGCTGAACACCAATATTTGAGATGTAGAAAACATTTCATGTAAACGCTTATGAATACCATACATGACTGGCTATCATGTAAAGCAACATATTGTATGCAGCCCCTTGCCAAGCAGTCTTTGCGACAACTCCAGTAGTTTTGACAATTTCATAAGTCAAGGGGAATATGAGGTATAGTCTTGGAAAATACTGAGCAAGAACTATCAGCACCAGAATATTGTTGTTATGCTCATCAGTGGAATACTTAATAGCTGGTATCACAAACCAGATTAAGATCTGCATAAATGTAAAGATACATAAGCAGCAGGCAAAGTCAAAATCGAAGATTCCTCCATTTGAAGGAAAGAGCAATATAAACAGCTGTACAAATAAAATTCAGTTATTTAGTGCTTTTAGGTTTGACGATGTACAAAATTGCCCTATGAAGCATAGAGAACCTAGAAATCCCGATGAGTAAGATTATAACCATTGAAAATCAGCTCAAACAAACTAGAGATGCTATGGCAGGTTGCTGCATTTTGGAGCCCATTGTAGTAAACTTATCCAGTGGAACATTAATATGAGGTTCAATTTTAGCTTACAGGAATTCACAAGAAAAATCAAGAGACAATACATGTGGTCGGCACTGATGGTAAAATAATAGTTATTAAATTCATAATGCATCATATGAAAATGTTTCAGTTTAGTGATTGGCTCTTAAACTATGAAGAATATTTGCCAAGATTGAACATGATGATTCCCTAGGATTTTCATGCTGACTTAGAGACAGGATGATTGAGCAAgtgacacattttttttttttttgagaatacgCAGAACATGCGTATCTTTTGTATTAAGCGAGGGGAAAATTATTTTGTCCTTAGTGTGGTCTGGGCAGCACTAACACAGTTACAAATCATTATTTATCCACAAGATACTATAGTAGCATCTGCTGTAAAGAAACTTAATTGAGGTGATCCACAATAGAACTTCACGATTGATATTAGCACAGTAGCATATTTATGTCCGCATGCAGATAAATGAACATAAGACAACATCAGAGCTAACAAATATACTCAGTTATGAAAACGACCTAACAATAATGATCATTAATACTGGTTATACTCCAGTTGACAAGAATAAAAGGAAGAGCACCAAGTTACCTGTGGTAAAGGCAATGCAGCCACTGCATCGACTACGAAGTCAGATCTCAAATATTGCCACGCAATTTCCTTTGGATCCGTGATAAGGTCTCCTCTTCCAAATACCCTCATGGTTGAGCTCGGATTAATATATGCCGTTCTAAACTTTATTATAATGTGAGTGAAATATAGTAAATCAGAGATTGATCGGAAGAATGTAACAGTGATGGCTAAATGCCTGTCTGTCCCAATACACGAATTTGGGGTGCCATAGGAGATTTTTGGCACGTAGAAGTACAGAGGGTCTATAAATAAAGCAACGAAGCacgaaaaaaggaaaatgtggTTCCATGTCAAGATGAAGTCACTTGATGGGTCCAAAATCCTTTTGTACCACAGCTCTTCTCCTGGCACAAAAATTTTGTTCTTTCCTGAGCTTGCCACACCAAGTTTACTAGCAGCGAACCCTGCCTGTTTCTGGTGAGTTGGTATAGTTGGTTTTGCCTTCTCATCATAGAACCTGTGAATTACAGCCTCACATAAATGTTTGAACTCTACATCATGAATATTTTCGTATGTCCATCCAAAACAgtgaaaataagaaaaataatgttGGGAATGAAATAGAACCTCCCATTGTAAACTAAATCACATAAAGAACTGACAGTTAGAACAGTTTTTGTACATTAACACAATTTAATTCTAATATCAATTTTGGTTGAAGCCCTATATTTCTTATCCACGAAAGGTTAATCTTTCCTGGCCAGATCAACTAAAAGGGATGAAAACCTTCATCATACCATGCTATAGAATAAATCGAATGGATTAATTTGGGTTCTTAAAAGGAGTCTATGCTCTAAAAAACAGGTCAAATACATAAATTGTTTGCAGAGTAACAGGAAATTAGAAAGCTGGCACAATCCAGGCTAAAGCGTCCTTCCTCATAGAACAACAAGAAAAAGCTCACAGCAAATGCCAAATCACTCGCAGGTCGCAGAGCCTGTTGGATCTCTAAGAGCTGAAAAGCTAAAACTAGACCAAAGAAGAGCTTTTGCTTTGCTCGTGCAGGCTCACCTCACGGTTCTCTGCCTCTTGAGCGCCATCTCATCGTCCACCTTCCCCGCCCCAAACATGGCATCAGCTACAGCGAGTCAGcgagcaagaactcgtcaaccACACCGCGCAGCAGCCTTGGCAGCTTCACCGGCCGAATCTGGCGGGGAGGCGGCCAAAGACCGATCTTCTGCGCAGCATCGGCGCGAGGAGGGTGGTCAGCGCAGCGGTGGGGATCGTAGAGCCTGGAGGAAGCAGAAACTCCTCCCCGTGGATGCTCCCCACCTTGGGCTTAATTACTTTATTAGTCGCCGCTAATCGATGGCTTTGGGGGTTAGTGGTGCACTTGTTACTGTGGTTAATGGTAAGCAAGCGAGAGTTGTtcagattcttttttttctttttctctcttctttggCGATTATCAGAAGGGAGAGATGAGAAGGTGGGTGGTAGGTGGTCGTCGAGGGGAAGAAGGgtatgagaaataaaatgagtttttttttctgatccgAAATGATTTAACTGACCGGGAAAAGAACACTTTGAatgtgtagtagtagtagacaaGACTATTACTAGTAGTAGGCGAAAGTCATCAGCATCCATCAGGTCCTGgctgaagaaaaaaagagcagAAAAGGCCGTGGAAACAACGGGTGGCGACATGTTGAGGCTAACGGTTTGGACCCCCAATGACGGCATCTGTCAGAGGAAAGCCGTGAGGTGACTGAGGTGCcattgtttggttggttgtctTGCCATCTCTAGATCGCTGGCACGTTCCAGCCGAGCTGCTGCAGGCAAATGGTGTGGCATTAACCATCTGGCATATGCGATGCTGCTGCACACTTGCCTAGTACTCCCTGCGTTTCAGGTTAGGTTATAAGAGGAAAttgctttaaatttgattaagtttatagagaaaaatagTAACAATTTAACCCTAGAAGAATtattataaaaacatatttaattattgatttgatgaaactaatttagtattataaatattactatatttatctataaatatagtcaaacttaaaatagttcaATTTTGACTATagtcaaaatatattataacctgaaacggaggggtaGTAGCTGTTTGTCCCCAACTCCCCAAGTGATCACTCGCAAAATGGCTTGATTAGAGCTAGAGGTCAACGAAAGCGAATGGACGGACAAACACAGACACAGGTTTGTGCTGCTTAGTACTACTGCATGATGCCCGCGGCTCTTTTGACCCTTTTTTCTGCCGTGGTGCGTCCCAGAAAGGGCAGCAAAAGGGACCAGATTCCGTTTCATTAGGGCACACGCAATGGTTATCTGTAGACTCTTTACAAGAGATTcatatcagcatatttttctacttgaaagagattaaatgaaaagaGTGAAagtaaagctatctactaacctgaagatactctatagaaaaaaacgaggcaatgcattagagagttatagatacccatatagacatactattgaggtggtttactttaatctagtctattactgagatgtacatgttttataaagaACACATTACTTTACTATTGCGGATGCTCTTAGTACTGCAAGGAGTCAAGGACTACTACTATAGTGTTGCATTGTTGCTCGTCTAAATCGTAATGATTTTGGATGACGAAAAGcgcatgatcgatcgatcgatcgatccgttgGACCGAGCGTGACACGCTAAACCGCATAGCAAAAGCAGATGCCATAGACACAGTCACTCAGATATTTACAAGCAGTGCCTTCATGGTATACAACTACCTACGTCGGCGTCTCCGAGCGCTGTGCACTGTCGCTGCAGCAAACGCCTCGCGCGTGCGCAGAAAACGCGCGGCGCCACACACGGGCGGGCGGGGCCGCGGGCGGAGGACGGACGGGCACGCGATTCGCAAGGGAAGTTTCCCGCGGACGCACGGACGGGAGGGGTGATGGCGATCGCGAGCAAATTGCCGAGCCGAGGACGCGGCGCGGCCATCTACGGCTATGCGCGTTCCTGGCGCGCGGGCGCACGGGCGCACGAGGGGAAGTCCACCTACGAGTCACAAAAAGAATGGAGGGATCTCACGCGCGTCCACGTCGTGAGTCGTGACGTGCTCTCcttcctcgggatccccaccgGCGCCGCGTGCGCGCGACAGCTGGGGAATAGAGAAACTGGACTTGGCGGTGGCGAGTGGGCGactctgcttgtttgtttatgCACTCGGAGGCAGCTCGATTCGCTCGTCCCGTGCTGGCGGTTAAACAATGTTCAAAACCAACTAACGAATCGTCATCTGGTAcaaactagtactccctccattcataAATGATCTTCGTATTACCAAAAATAGAAGTTTCAATTTGATCATCGTATTTCGTTAGGAAGCGGCAGAAATCATGGACGGCGCTTCGTATTAAGCAGCACTGCATACAAAGTTATGTTGATCGATGGGGTAGTAACTGCTCCTTGCTTTTGCTGGTGAAATAGGTAGATCATTTAggtggtttttttttggaagaaggGACTAAAGTTTAATCCCTCTCCACCTTAGGATTGAAGGGAGTACTACTCCACTACTTACTCTATTACTCActtcgtcctataatataagggattttaaatttttgcttgcactgtttgaccactcaaaaaatttatgcaaatataaacgacgaaaagttgtgcttaaagtactttagataataaagcaagtcaaaaaaaataataattctaaaattttttgaataaaacgagtgatcaaatagtacaaacaaaaacttaaaatcccttgtattatgggacggagggagtcccttgtattatgggacggagggagtgctaCAAATCAACGAATCGTCATCTGGCGCAATAGCATACTGAACACACTCGTTGGTTCTGTTTAGGAATCGATCTCTTGTTATCTAGTTCATTTGGCAGTGAGGTTGCCTGGTTGCTGATTGGATATTCAAGCGAGCATCTTGTGACAGATAGACACTGTGATGAGGGGAGTAGAGTAAATTGTGTTTACGAAGAAGCGCGTCATCTGACAGTCACTAGCACAAGAGCACGACTGCTTTAACATATTTGCACGCCAACCTTCactagattaatttgatttatcTGCAACTAGACAGCATCTCTTCGTTTGCTAGACGTATCAACTACTAGTATCAGCCTGATACTACTAGTTGATACGAAAAAAAAGCAGCTCTGACTAGAGCCGTGATAGAGGCCAGGGTAGAGAACATGTGGGCGTGCGCTATCGTGTGGTGTGCCCGTGCAAGAAATTATAATGGATATGAAAAAAATCCGACCAGGGTTTACCTCTTCTTGAGGAAATATCCCAAATGTTGTATTGTTAACACATCTATTTGGTTACGCGAGAGGTATCTCAGAATATCATATTTGaccaaagaaagaaataaaaggaaGCAAGAACAGACAGTTATCAGCAAGAACTCCGATTAACTATACCATACGTCCATAACTGACTCAGGAACAGCAAACTCACATCCAAATCTCTTCCAGGAAACATTTCTTTGGCTTATTTTGAGCTAACTTTGTTATAGGAAAAATATAATCACTAGAGAGGACGGAACACACCGAACATGGGAATTTCACAACATCTAGTGGTAGGGGATGCTACAGCTTCTCCAGTTTTTTATCCAGAGAAGCTATAgttatagaatctagaaaatgaactagaaaccAGAAGCTGGGAAACAAAGCTTTCCAGATTTTGAGAAATTGGCTACCAACCAgttgcttctcagaattttaagctccccaaacagaccctaatTTATGGTATGGATCTCTACGGTTCCAGAACCAGACAAGCAACATATACTTAGTACAGATATATTAGATGAGTGACGTACAGCACATAAATATG
This region includes:
- the LOC127761664 gene encoding cyclic nucleotide-gated ion channel 17-like; the protein is MFGAGKVDDEMALKRQRTVRFYDEKAKPTIPTHQKQAGFAASKLGVASSGKNKIFVPGEELWYKRILDPSSDFILTWNHIFLFSCFVALFIDPLYFYVPKISYGTPNSCIGTDRHLAITVTFFRSISDLLYFTHIIIKFRTAYINPSSTMRVFGRGDLITDPKEIAWQYLRSDFVVDAVAALPLPQILIWFVIPAIKYSTDEHNNNILVLIVLAQYFPRLYLIFPLTYEIVKTTGVVAKTAWQGAAYNMLLYMIASHVLGALWYLLSVDRQTACWKSNCKNETGCDIKFLDCDVIPNQNWASKTAIFNTCDATNTSISFDYGMFQPALFNQAPGQRFLMKYFYSLWWGLQNLSCYGQTITVSTYIGETLYCIFLAVLGLVLFAHLIGNVQTYLQSITVRVEEWRLKQRDTEEWMRHRQLPHELRERVRRFIQYKWLATRGVNEESILQALPADLRRDIKRHLCLGLVRRVPFFSQMDNQLLDAICERLVSSLCTQGTYIVREGDPVTEMLFIIRGKLESSTTNGGRTGFFNSTTLKSGDFCGEELLGWALVPKPTVNLPSSTRTVKALIEVEAFALQAEDLKFVANQFRRLHSKRLQHTFRYYSHHWRTWASCFIQAAWRRYKRRKMARDLSMRESFCSMRSDDSNGEDDSPPKQNLAMKIMSGSRKGPQNMKELPKLRKPDEPDFSAEPCE